From the genome of Thermococcus chitonophagus, one region includes:
- a CDS encoding DUF2304 domain-containing protein, producing MYTIQYIALVIIGGLMIYVFLKFRDQKLELSDLITWELFFIVLLIISLAPVRISTEIQKILGLRRGLDALFASMIGLAYLLLFKLYLDIDRIEREITELTREVGIKLKEIEDMVKRKP from the coding sequence ATGTACACAATCCAGTACATAGCCTTGGTAATTATTGGAGGGCTAATGATATATGTATTCTTGAAGTTCAGGGATCAGAAGCTAGAGCTCTCGGACCTGATAACATGGGAACTTTTCTTTATTGTACTTCTGATAATCTCGCTAGCTCCCGTTAGGATATCAACGGAAATCCAGAAGATACTTGGGTTAAGAAGAGGTTTAGATGCACTCTTTGCTTCCATGATAGGCCTTGCCTACTTGCTTCTCTTTAAACTATACCTTGACATAGATAGGATAGAGAGGGAGATAACAGAGCTAACAAGGGAAGTTGGAATTAAGTTGAAGGAAATTGAAGACATGGTAAAGCGAAAACCTTAA
- the uppS gene encoding polyprenyl diphosphate synthase, which translates to MIYRLISHVPHIIFKPAYDLYERYLLEKVKSGNLPRHVAIIMDGNRRWARKLEKPPWYGHLFGSRKLEEILEWCRELGIRILTVYAFSTENFKRSREEVNRLMQLFEEKFRELVKDRRVHEYGIRVNVIGRKELLPKNVREAAEEAERVTRKYNNYVLNIALAYGGRSEIVDAVKEIVKDVMSGKLDVNDIDEDLLKKYLYVPNMPDPDIVIRTGGEVRISNFLLYQIAYSELFFVDVYFPEFRKIDFLRIIREYQKRERRFGR; encoded by the coding sequence ATGATCTACAGACTTATATCCCATGTTCCTCACATAATTTTTAAGCCGGCATACGACTTATACGAGAGGTACCTGCTAGAGAAAGTTAAAAGTGGAAATTTGCCAAGACATGTAGCTATAATAATGGATGGAAACAGAAGATGGGCTAGAAAGCTTGAAAAGCCTCCATGGTATGGCCACTTATTTGGTTCTAGAAAGCTTGAGGAAATACTTGAATGGTGCCGCGAGCTGGGCATAAGGATACTCACCGTTTACGCATTTTCAACTGAGAACTTTAAGAGATCAAGAGAGGAGGTAAACAGATTAATGCAACTTTTTGAGGAAAAGTTCAGAGAGCTTGTTAAAGACAGGAGGGTTCATGAATATGGGATAAGGGTTAATGTCATCGGACGAAAAGAACTTCTCCCAAAAAACGTTAGAGAGGCTGCTGAAGAAGCGGAGAGGGTAACTCGAAAGTACAACAACTACGTCCTTAACATAGCCTTGGCTTATGGTGGAAGGAGCGAGATAGTTGATGCCGTTAAGGAAATAGTTAAGGATGTTATGAGCGGGAAGCTTGACGTTAATGATATAGATGAAGACCTCCTAAAAAAGTACTTGTACGTGCCAAATATGCCTGATCCGGACATTGTAATTAGAACAGGAGGGGAGGTAAGGATAAGCAATTTTCTGCTCTATCAGATAGCATACAGTGAACTATTCTTCGTTGATGTGTACTTTCCCGAGTTTAGGAAGATAGATTTCTTGAGGATAATAAGGGAGTATCAGAAAAGGGAAAGGAGATTCGGCCGCTAA
- a CDS encoding glycosyltransferase family 2 protein, whose amino-acid sequence MRLENVRAERELSGFLESLGIKVEDKDDLPFVGKYFVEVRGVKYEGTSISSLRDILLRLRGTYVVVPAYNEEKTIGQVLDSLLAVFPPERIIVVNDGSSDRTEEIAKSKGVNVVTHLINRGLGGALGTGIAYALKKGARIIVTFDADGQHLVEDALRVMKPVVEGKADMAIGSRLKGDVSQMPIIKRIGNIGLDLITAIFSMKYISDTQSGLRAISAECARKIKITCDRYAVSSEIIMKAARNKCRIKEVPIKAVYTEYSMKKGTNVIEGIRIAINLLLDVFRR is encoded by the coding sequence GTGAGGCTGGAGAATGTAAGAGCCGAGAGAGAGCTTTCCGGGTTTCTTGAATCCCTCGGCATAAAAGTTGAAGATAAAGATGACTTACCATTCGTTGGCAAGTATTTCGTTGAAGTTAGGGGAGTGAAATATGAGGGCACATCCATATCTTCCCTTCGAGACATACTACTCAGGCTAAGGGGAACCTATGTAGTGGTTCCCGCATATAATGAGGAAAAAACCATAGGACAAGTTCTGGATTCCCTTCTTGCAGTCTTTCCTCCTGAGAGAATAATAGTTGTGAACGACGGAAGCTCGGATAGAACAGAGGAAATAGCGAAATCTAAAGGTGTCAACGTCGTTACTCACTTAATAAACAGGGGATTGGGAGGAGCCCTTGGGACTGGGATAGCATATGCATTAAAGAAAGGTGCAAGAATAATTGTGACGTTTGATGCAGATGGCCAGCACCTTGTTGAGGACGCCCTGAGAGTTATGAAGCCTGTTGTTGAAGGAAAAGCCGATATGGCAATTGGAAGTAGGTTAAAGGGAGACGTATCTCAGATGCCCATAATAAAGAGGATAGGTAATATTGGATTAGATTTAATTACTGCCATATTCTCAATGAAATATATCTCTGACACTCAAAGCGGATTAAGAGCAATCTCTGCCGAGTGTGCAAGGAAAATCAAGATAACGTGTGATAGGTACGCTGTTTCGAGCGAGATAATAATGAAGGCAGCAAGAAATAAGTGCAGAATAAAGGAAGTCCCTATAAAAGCAGTCTACACAGAGTACTCCATGAAAAAAGGAACGAACGTCATTGAAGGCATTAGAATTGCCATTAATCTGCTATTGGATGTATTTAGGAGGTGA
- the gdhA gene encoding glutamate dehydrogenase, protein MVEQDPFEIAVKQLERAAQYMKISEEALEFLKRPQRIVEVTIPVEMDDGTVKVFTGFRVQYNWARGPTKGGIRWHPEETLSTVKALAAWMTWKTAVMDLPYGGGKGGIIVDPKKLSDREKERLARGYIRAIYDVISPYEDIPAPDVYTNPQIMAWMMDEYETISRRKTPAFGIITGKPLSIGGSLGRNEATARGASYTIREAAKVLGWDDLKGKTIAIQGYGNAGYYLAKIMSEDYGMKVVAVSDSKGGIYNPDGLNADEVLKWKQEHGSVKDFPGATNITNEELLELEVDVLAPAAIEEVITKKNADNIKAKIVAEVANGPVTPEADEILFEKGVLQIPDFLCNAGGVTVSYFEWVQNITGYYWTLEEVREKLDKKMTKAFYDVYNVAKEKNIHMRDAAYVVAVQRVYQAMLDRGWVKH, encoded by the coding sequence ATGGTTGAGCAGGATCCATTTGAGATTGCTGTTAAGCAGTTAGAGAGGGCTGCTCAGTATATGAAGATAAGTGAGGAAGCCCTCGAATTCTTAAAGAGGCCTCAGAGGATTGTAGAGGTCACAATTCCCGTTGAGATGGATGATGGCACCGTCAAAGTCTTCACAGGATTTAGAGTCCAGTACAACTGGGCTAGGGGTCCAACCAAGGGTGGAATTAGGTGGCACCCAGAGGAGACCCTCAGCACAGTTAAGGCTCTCGCTGCTTGGATGACTTGGAAGACCGCTGTTATGGATCTCCCATACGGTGGAGGTAAGGGTGGAATTATCGTTGATCCCAAGAAGCTCTCAGACAGGGAGAAGGAGAGGCTCGCTAGGGGGTACATAAGGGCAATTTACGATGTTATAAGCCCATATGAGGACATTCCAGCTCCTGATGTTTACACCAACCCACAGATCATGGCATGGATGATGGATGAGTACGAGACCATAAGCAGGAGGAAGACTCCCGCATTCGGTATCATCACTGGAAAGCCACTCAGCATTGGAGGTTCACTTGGAAGGAACGAGGCTACCGCAAGAGGTGCATCCTATACCATAAGGGAGGCCGCAAAGGTTCTCGGATGGGATGACCTTAAGGGCAAGACCATCGCAATCCAGGGTTACGGTAACGCCGGTTACTACTTAGCCAAGATAATGAGCGAGGACTACGGAATGAAGGTCGTTGCAGTTAGTGACAGTAAGGGTGGAATCTACAACCCAGATGGCCTCAACGCTGACGAAGTACTCAAGTGGAAGCAGGAACACGGTAGCGTTAAGGACTTCCCAGGAGCAACCAACATAACCAACGAGGAGCTCCTCGAGCTTGAGGTTGACGTCCTAGCCCCGGCTGCAATTGAGGAGGTTATTACCAAGAAGAACGCCGACAACATAAAGGCCAAGATCGTCGCTGAGGTTGCAAACGGTCCAGTTACACCAGAGGCCGACGAGATACTCTTCGAGAAGGGAGTCCTACAGATACCTGACTTCCTCTGTAACGCAGGTGGAGTTACGGTCAGCTACTTCGAGTGGGTTCAGAACATAACTGGCTACTACTGGACGCTCGAAGAGGTCAGGGAGAAGCTCGACAAGAAGATGACCAAGGCATTCTATGACGTCTACAACGTGGCGAAGGAGAAGAACATCCACATGAGAGACGCAGCCTACGTCGTTGCAGTTCAGAGAGTCTACCAGGCAATGCTTGACCGCGGTTGGGTTAAGCACTGA
- a CDS encoding M48 family metalloprotease produces the protein MARILSLFNLIAYYFYLHRFLRKREFRADNVALRIAEVPYALKNALEELKYYETILRSNDIPLPTIQPQLERKKEERFYITTLVSTHPSYDERIARIMAIVDMYRIYELN, from the coding sequence ATGGCAAGGATTCTCTCCTTGTTTAACTTAATAGCATATTACTTCTATCTCCATAGATTCTTAAGAAAGCGGGAATTTAGGGCAGATAATGTGGCCCTTAGGATAGCAGAAGTCCCGTATGCATTAAAGAATGCTCTTGAGGAGTTAAAGTACTACGAGACAATATTGAGATCAAATGATATTCCCTTACCAACTATACAACCTCAACTCGAGAGGAAGAAAGAAGAGAGGTTCTATATAACAACCCTTGTCAGCACTCATCCCTCTTATGACGAGAGAATTGCAAGGATAATGGCGATAGTTGATATGTACAGGATATACGAGCTCAACTAA
- a CDS encoding cation:proton antiporter, translating to MEAATWILFTIGLAVILAKIGDSIIERFELPGVLGELLMGMFLGNLVYFGIVSKDYLPITMGSSEVIDFLAKLGIIFLLFLGALDTDIEQLKRTGITATVSTLLGVFVPLVMGYYALRFMGYEHREAFAGGVLLTATSIGLTVRVMMDLGVLRSEVGAASLSASVMDDFLGIALVIFAVGSGSLLGLGIKILIFFIITGVLGWYFIDYYVKFAEKLHVEKGILGLMIGMMFLFAALAEGWFAAAIEGAFMMGLILSKLPEGKRIMEEVKSIGYGLLIPIFFIHTGAMLNLRVFENADALKLAFVLSVIAIVGKIAGRGFGAWITAWGRGKEFLFTHENFKMSLQMGIGSVPRTEVALVDLMVAIHGGAISPDDVPKFIAATIIFITVSVLVTPPLLKWAFREEVERQKRVKLETRKERIEKKKRAR from the coding sequence ATGGAGGCAGCAACATGGATCCTCTTTACAATCGGATTAGCTGTAATATTGGCGAAGATTGGGGATTCAATAATCGAGAGATTTGAACTTCCTGGGGTGTTGGGTGAGCTTTTAATGGGCATGTTTCTAGGAAATCTAGTTTACTTTGGCATCGTAAGTAAAGACTATCTTCCAATAACCATGGGATCTAGCGAGGTGATAGACTTCTTAGCGAAGCTTGGAATAATATTCCTCCTATTCTTAGGTGCCCTTGATACTGATATAGAACAGCTGAAGAGAACGGGAATTACTGCTACAGTCTCTACCCTCCTTGGAGTCTTTGTTCCCCTTGTGATGGGGTATTATGCCCTTAGGTTTATGGGATATGAACACAGGGAAGCCTTTGCCGGTGGTGTCTTGCTAACGGCAACTAGCATAGGTCTAACCGTTAGGGTGATGATGGATCTTGGCGTTTTGAGGAGTGAAGTTGGTGCAGCATCTTTAAGTGCAAGTGTTATGGATGACTTCCTGGGGATTGCCCTCGTAATATTCGCCGTTGGGAGTGGTTCCCTCTTGGGACTTGGCATCAAGATCCTCATATTCTTCATAATTACTGGAGTCCTTGGATGGTACTTCATAGACTACTACGTTAAATTTGCCGAGAAGTTGCATGTTGAGAAGGGTATTCTAGGCTTGATGATTGGCATGATGTTTCTCTTTGCGGCTTTAGCTGAGGGATGGTTTGCCGCTGCAATAGAAGGTGCCTTCATGATGGGTCTAATCCTATCGAAGCTTCCCGAAGGTAAAAGGATAATGGAAGAGGTAAAGAGCATTGGTTATGGTCTTTTAATTCCGATATTCTTCATTCATACGGGGGCAATGCTTAATCTTAGGGTTTTTGAAAATGCTGATGCTTTAAAATTAGCCTTCGTCTTGAGTGTTATTGCAATAGTAGGAAAGATTGCAGGGAGAGGATTTGGAGCATGGATTACTGCTTGGGGTAGGGGAAAGGAGTTTCTGTTCACCCATGAGAACTTTAAGATGTCACTTCAAATGGGTATAGGGTCTGTCCCCAGGACAGAAGTTGCCTTAGTAGACTTGATGGTTGCCATCCATGGGGGAGCAATTTCTCCTGACGATGTTCCGAAGTTTATAGCTGCCACCATAATATTCATAACTGTCTCGGTTCTCGTTACTCCGCCCCTCTTGAAATGGGCGTTTAGGGAGGAAGTTGAAAGGCAGAAAAGAGTAAAGCTTGAAACTAGAAAAGAAAGGATTGAGAAGAAAAAGCGGGCCCGATGA
- the lrpA gene encoding HTH-type transcriptional regulator LrpA, which produces MIDERDKIILDILVKDARTPFTEIAKRLGISETAVRKRVKALEEKGIIEGYTIRLNPKKLGYSLVTITGVDTRPEKLFEVAEKLKEFDFVRELYLSSGDHMIMAIIWARDGEDLADIISNKIGKIEGVTKVCPAIILERLK; this is translated from the coding sequence ATGATAGATGAGAGGGATAAGATAATACTGGATATACTGGTAAAGGATGCGAGAACACCGTTCACGGAGATAGCTAAAAGACTGGGCATCAGCGAGACCGCTGTGAGGAAGAGGGTTAAAGCACTAGAGGAGAAGGGGATCATAGAGGGATATACAATAAGACTCAACCCAAAGAAACTCGGGTACTCCCTAGTGACGATCACTGGGGTTGATACTAGACCTGAAAAGCTCTTTGAAGTTGCAGAAAAGCTAAAGGAGTTTGACTTTGTAAGGGAACTCTACTTGTCCAGTGGAGACCACATGATAATGGCCATTATATGGGCAAGAGATGGGGAAGATCTTGCGGACATAATTTCAAACAAGATAGGAAAGATTGAGGGGGTAACAAAAGTTTGTCCAGCGATAATTCTTGAAAGGCTGAAGTAG
- a CDS encoding gamma carbonic anhydrase family protein: MVVYELNGKRPKIHPTAFVDENAVVIGDVVLEEKTSVWPSAVLRGDIEQIYVGKYSNIQDNVSIHTSHGLPTEIGEYVTIGHNAVVHGAKVGNYVIIGMGAVILDGAKIGDHVIIGAGALVPPNKEIPDYSLVIGIPGKVVRQLTEEEIEWTKKNAEIYMELAEKHMKGRKRI; this comes from the coding sequence ATGGTGGTGTATGAGCTTAACGGTAAAAGGCCTAAAATTCATCCAACGGCATTCGTGGACGAGAATGCTGTTGTAATTGGGGATGTAGTTCTTGAAGAGAAGACAAGCGTCTGGCCCTCAGCCGTTTTGAGGGGAGATATAGAGCAGATATACGTAGGGAAGTACTCAAACATCCAAGATAACGTTAGCATTCATACCTCTCATGGTTTACCGACTGAAATAGGGGAATACGTTACAATAGGTCACAATGCTGTTGTTCACGGTGCTAAAGTTGGCAATTACGTTATAATAGGAATGGGTGCGGTAATTCTCGATGGAGCGAAGATTGGGGATCACGTGATAATAGGCGCAGGTGCTCTCGTACCTCCAAACAAGGAGATCCCTGATTATAGCCTCGTAATAGGTATTCCAGGAAAAGTCGTGAGGCAGTTAACTGAGGAAGAGATTGAGTGGACGAAGAAGAATGCCGAGATCTATATGGAGCTTGCCGAGAAACACATGAAGGGGAGAAAGAGAATATGA
- the prf1 gene encoding peptide chain release factor aRF-1 encodes MTQRDAQLYELKKKIDELKKIRGRGTELISLYIPAGYDISKVMQQLREEYSTAQNIKSKTTRKNVLGALERAMQHLKLYKQTPENGLALFVGNVSEMEGVTDIRLWAIIPPEPLNVRLYRCDQTFVTEPLEEMLRVKDAYGLITVEKNEATIGLLRGKRIEVLDELTSNVPGKTRAGGQSARRYERIREQETHEFMKRIGEHANRAFLPLLEKGELKGIIIGGPGPTKEEFVEGDYLHHELKKKIIGVVDISYHGEYGLRELVAKAADILRDHEVIRERNLVNEFLKHVVKDTGLATYGEREVRKALEIGAVDTLLISEGYNKVRVRAKCNNCGWEELKTMSEEDFEVYKRKLNRCPKCGSQNLSFEKWDVAEELIKMAEESGANVEIISLDTEEGQQFYRAFGGLGAILRFKI; translated from the coding sequence ATGACCCAGCGTGACGCTCAACTTTATGAATTAAAGAAGAAGATTGACGAGCTCAAGAAGATCAGGGGGAGAGGAACGGAGTTAATCTCACTCTATATTCCTGCCGGTTACGACATAAGCAAGGTTATGCAGCAACTTAGGGAGGAGTATAGTACAGCACAGAACATAAAATCAAAGACCACGCGAAAGAACGTGCTTGGAGCCCTTGAAAGGGCAATGCAGCACCTTAAGCTTTACAAACAAACGCCGGAGAATGGATTAGCTTTATTCGTGGGTAACGTTAGTGAGATGGAGGGAGTCACGGACATAAGACTTTGGGCAATAATTCCGCCAGAGCCCCTGAACGTTAGGTTGTATCGATGTGATCAAACATTTGTTACTGAGCCCCTTGAAGAGATGCTTAGGGTCAAGGATGCTTACGGCTTAATTACTGTTGAGAAGAATGAGGCAACTATAGGGCTTCTCAGGGGCAAGAGAATTGAGGTTCTTGATGAGTTAACCTCTAATGTCCCAGGAAAGACAAGAGCTGGAGGTCAGTCGGCTCGAAGATACGAGAGGATTAGGGAACAAGAAACCCATGAGTTCATGAAGAGAATTGGGGAGCATGCAAACAGGGCCTTTCTTCCACTCCTTGAGAAAGGCGAGCTCAAGGGCATAATAATTGGAGGTCCTGGGCCAACGAAAGAGGAATTCGTTGAAGGGGACTACCTGCACCACGAGCTTAAGAAGAAGATAATTGGAGTTGTAGATATTAGTTACCATGGCGAGTATGGGCTCAGGGAGCTAGTGGCCAAGGCCGCCGACATACTCAGGGATCATGAAGTTATAAGGGAGAGAAACCTCGTCAATGAATTCCTCAAGCACGTCGTTAAGGACACGGGCCTTGCGACCTACGGTGAGAGGGAAGTCAGGAAAGCATTAGAGATAGGGGCCGTAGATACCCTACTGATAAGCGAAGGCTACAACAAGGTCAGGGTTAGAGCCAAGTGCAACAACTGCGGCTGGGAAGAGCTTAAGACCATGAGTGAGGAGGACTTTGAGGTTTACAAAAGAAAGCTGAACAGGTGCCCCAAGTGCGGAAGCCAGAACCTAAGCTTCGAGAAGTGGGATGTGGCTGAGGAATTAATAAAAATGGCAGAGGAATCGGGAGCAAATGTTGAAATTATCTCCCTTGACACTGAGGAAGGTCAGCAGTTCTACAGGGCGTTCGGTGGACTTGGGGCTATATTGAGATTCAAGATTTAG
- a CDS encoding deoxycytidylate deaminase produces MSIEIFLDKEKAERIKKIRPTKDEYFMLIAKLVSLRATCPRLRVGAVAVKDGYILATGYNGAPRNMDHCIDVGCILVDGHCHRAVHAEQNVIAMAARKGISLEGATLYVTHFPCDTCFKLLINAGIKEIVYEEMYPNKVTEMLLKEAQEKGIIKIRQFKLSKERVRQFLEELFPEFCGGCED; encoded by the coding sequence ATGAGCATTGAGATATTCTTAGATAAGGAAAAGGCCGAGAGGATAAAGAAGATCCGGCCGACTAAGGATGAATACTTTATGCTTATAGCAAAGCTAGTTTCTTTAAGGGCAACGTGTCCGCGGTTGAGAGTCGGGGCAGTAGCAGTTAAAGACGGCTATATCCTCGCAACAGGTTACAATGGGGCCCCCAGGAATATGGATCACTGTATTGACGTTGGGTGCATTCTAGTCGACGGGCACTGTCATAGAGCAGTCCATGCAGAGCAGAATGTAATAGCCATGGCCGCCAGAAAGGGAATAAGTTTAGAAGGGGCGACCCTCTATGTCACACACTTTCCCTGTGACACCTGCTTCAAGCTCCTGATAAACGCGGGGATAAAGGAAATAGTATACGAAGAGATGTATCCAAATAAGGTTACCGAAATGTTGCTCAAAGAAGCCCAGGAGAAGGGGATAATAAAGATAAGACAGTTTAAACTCTCAAAGGAGAGGGTCAGGCAGTTCTTAGAAGAACTATTCCCAGAATTCTGTGGTGGATGCGAAGATTAG
- a CDS encoding CBS domain-containing protein: MDLERALNAFHSMRVKQITPPLAQMPVVEENSAIIDVMKILRTRHHVWVVNNKEDMKLVGVIRYLDVIDILLPPRRARLGTISSLFKSIMGGAEKARDVMERNVLTIEEDATVLEALEKMKKYRVGILALVDCEGRLKGEISLRLLITEFLRLIRMGGEEWRQQHGSSLQSD; this comes from the coding sequence ATGGATCTCGAAAGAGCCCTGAATGCTTTCCATTCAATGAGAGTAAAGCAGATAACGCCTCCTCTAGCTCAGATGCCCGTTGTTGAGGAGAATTCAGCGATAATTGATGTTATGAAGATACTAAGGACAAGGCACCATGTATGGGTTGTAAATAATAAGGAAGATATGAAGCTTGTTGGTGTGATAAGATATCTCGACGTGATAGATATTCTGCTCCCCCCTAGGAGGGCAAGGCTGGGCACGATAAGTTCGCTGTTTAAGTCAATAATGGGAGGTGCTGAGAAGGCTAGGGATGTCATGGAGAGGAACGTTTTAACTATTGAAGAAGATGCCACCGTGCTTGAAGCTCTTGAAAAAATGAAGAAGTATAGAGTTGGTATACTGGCTTTAGTTGATTGTGAAGGCAGATTGAAGGGAGAAATAAGCCTTAGGCTGTTAATAACTGAGTTTCTTAGGTTAATAAGGATGGGGGGTGAAGAATGGAGGCAGCAACATGGATCCTCTTTACAATCGGATTAG